One window of Pyrus communis chromosome 12, drPyrComm1.1, whole genome shotgun sequence genomic DNA carries:
- the LOC137710615 gene encoding uncharacterized protein: MGTLGSPSEEREDHFYDTREDLSSVSDWGSDCCEDFSSGASGFLRYEEVWAKNLESVHERRHKFLEWMGVDLDSHSTMTEDSEDIFVDRIKIIDRYREDSGVVLRTSGLEVASCSSQSTVSSLSTEAREPLGNGALDDTHSTSAMRNLNRGMNVIVNELGHDGRLGRLGQAALNQLVNEEVHSAAAPSPSIEQLLQREVNNARFFLDSKKKVKRRWFRKLGFGICIADKHESPLNPISLKSASGVGMRRVRVHPSKKRTKELSSLYAGQDFSAHEGSILSMKFSPDGQYLASAGEDGIVRVWKVIEDGKFNKFDIASDPSSLYFKMHPFSKLNSPNVNKEKQNKAQQLGRSSESACVIFPPKVFRLLEKPLHEFRGHTGEVLDLSWSTKGFLLSSSVDKTVRLWQVGCNRCLRIFSHSNFVTCVNFNPLDDNYFISGSIDGKVRIWEIVRCLVVDYIDVREIVTAISYCPDGKGGIVGLMTGNCCIFNIIDDHMELDVPINIQGKKKSPGKRITGFQFSPSNPSKVMVTSADSAVRVISGRDIVCKYRGLRNGGNHTSASFTTDGKHIVSASDDSNVHIWNFNSQDMTSSRSRKIWSCESFVSHNSIIAIPWNGVNSLPGTLPSPRFIGDVPQSCLDYPPKHLNFDEKLDQKMHLSSPDCFSLGRGFLLESLPRGTPTWPEEKLVNSSPVPVSPAMCSSEYKFLKKACQSLSGSSHMWGLVIVTAGWDGRIRTYHNYGLPIRR, from the exons ATGGGGACCTTGGGGAGTCCTAGTGAAGAGCGTGAGGATCATTTTTATGATACCCGAGAGGACCTCTCTTCGGTTTCGGATTGGGGTTCAGATTGCTGTGAGGACTTTAGTTCTGGTGCTTCAGGTTTCTTAAGGTATGAGGAGGTTTGGGCTAAGAACCTGGAAAGTGTTCATGAGCGCCGCCATAAGTTCCTGGAGTGGATGGGTGTAGATTTGGATTCGCATTCGACGATGACAGAAGACTCAGAAGATATCTTTGTTGACAGAATTAAAATTATTGATAGATATAGGGAAGATAGCGGGGTAGTCTTGAGAACTTCGGGATTGGAAGTGGCGTCTTGCTCCAGTCAGTCTACAGTGTCTTCTCTGTCAACTGAAGCTCGGGAGCCACTGGGAAATGGTGCTTTGGATGATACTCATTCCACATCTGCAATGAGGAATTTGAACAGAGGAATGAATGTCATTGTGAATGAATTAGGTCATGATGGAAGGCTTGGCAGATTAGGTCAAGCTGCGCTAAATCAATTGGTTAATGAGGAAGTTCATAGTGCAGCGGCACCATCTCCTTCGATTGAGCAATTATTACAGAGAGAAGTTAATAACGCTAGGTTCTTTCTTGATTCGAAGAAGAAAGTTAAAAGGCGATGGTTTAGGAAATTAGGATTTGGGATTTGCATTGCTGATAAACATGAATCTCCGTTGAATCCCATCAGTCTTAAATCTGCATCAGGTGTAGGGATGCGAAGAGTCCGAGTTCATCCAAGTAAAAAACGGACCAAGGAACTATCTTCACTATATGCTGGGCAAGACTTTTCGGCACATGAGGGTTCAATTTTGTCCATGAAGTTCAGTCCTGATGGGCAATACTTGGCCAGTGCCGGTGAAGATGGTATCGTGCGAGTGTGGAAGGTGATTGAGGATGGGAAATTCAACAAATTTGATATTGCTTCTGATCCTTCTTCTCTATACTTCAAGATGCATCCATTTTCCAAGTTAAACTCTCCAAATGTgaataaagaaaaacagaatAAGGCGCAGCAATTGGGGCGATCATCAGAGTCAGCTTGTGTCATTTTCCCTCCAAAGGTATTTCGCTTATTGGAGAAGCCTCTTCATGAGTTCCGGGGACACACAGGGGAGGTCTTAGATCTCTCATGGTCAACGAAAGGG TTTCTGCTCTCATCCTCAGTTGATAAGACGGTCCGTCTATGGCAAGTGGGATGCAACAGATGCCTGAGAATTTTTTCTCACAGTAATTTTG TGACATGTGTTAATTTCAACCCTCTGGATGATAATTATTTCATCAGCGGTTCAATAGACGGAAAAGTTCGCATCTGGGAAATTGTTCGTTGTCTGGTTGTTGATTATATTGATGTTCGCGAGATAGTCACTGCTATATCTTATTGTCCTGACGGAAAG GGAGGAATTGTGGGTTTGATGACTGGAAATTGCTGCATATTTAACATCATAG ATGACCATATGGAATTGGATGTTCCGATAAACATACAGGGCAAAAAGAAGTCACCTGGAAAAAGGATAACCGGCTTTCAG TTTTCTCCAAGCAACCCAAGCAAAGTTATGGTGACGTCTGCTGATTCAGCAGTCCGTGTAATTTCTGGGAGAGATATCGTCTGCAAATATAGGG GTCTtcgaaatggaggaaaccataCGTCCGCATCTTTTACCACTGACGGAAAGCACATTGTCTCAGCAAGCGATGATTCAAATGTACACATCTGGAACTTCAATAGCCAGGACATGACCTCTTCGCGATCGAGGAAAATATGGTCTTGTGAGAGTTTCGTGTCCCACAACTCCATCATTGCTATACCTTGGAATGGTGTAAACAGCTTGCCGGgaacacttccatcccccagaTTCATTGGGGATGTGCCACAAAGTTGCCTTGATTATCCACCAAAGCATCTCAACTTTGATGAGAAATTAGATCAGAAAATGCACCTCTCTTCGCCCGATTGCTTCTCTTTGGGTCGGGGGTTTTTGCTCGAGTCCTTGCCAAGGGGTACCCCCACTTGGCCCGAGGAGAAGCTTGTAAACTCAAGTCCAGTACCCGTTTCCCCAGCGATGTGTAGCTCCGAGTACAAGTTTTTGAAGAAAGCTTGCCAGAGCTTGTCCGGTTCTTCTCACATGTGGGGCCTTGTGATTGTCACTGCCGGCTGGGATGGACGGATTAGAACCTACCACAATTACGGGTTACCTATTCGTCGTTAA
- the LOC137710797 gene encoding probable trehalase, which yields MPESRFPNCDYNSPFPFLSSLLFLLLVTTTTTVAKAWTMTGAKAPPPCVSDSGPVKPTTPLVAFLEKLQETALATFGKKDFDPKYYVDLSLKLELPATQKAFDQLPRSASGSVSAKDLKEYVDEYFGGAGEDMVVAVPEDFVPEPEGFLPKVKHPEMRAWALEVHSLWKNLSRQVSGGVHKKPELHTLLPLPEQFVIPGSRFREVYYWDSYWVIRGLLASKMYDTAKNIVTNLLSLIEEYGYVLNGARAYYTNRSQPPLLSAMVHEIYKQTGNVELARKALPALIKEHEFWNSGIHKVIVQDSEAQNHTLSRYYAMWNTPRPESSTIDKELASNISNAFEKQQFFREVASTAETGWDFSTRWMMNHSDFTTLATTWILPVDLNAFLLRMEHDIAFLAKVTGDSKISERFLKASEARHKAIKAVFWDVKKGQWLDYWLNRNTCNAEHQTWEACNQNQNVYASNFVPLWLEPFFSDASVVEKVTKSLQSSGLICPAGIATSLTNSTQQWDFPNGWAPLQHMIVEGLLNSGLEEAKSMAEDIAARWIRTNYVAFQKTHTMHEKYDVRECGATGGGGEYIPQTGFGWSNGVVLAFLEEFGWPQDRKIDCDP from the exons ATGCCGGAATCACGGTTTCCCAACTGTGATTACAACTCTCCATTCCCGTTCCTTTCTTCTCTGCTTTTCCTTCTATTAGTCACGACTACAACAACGGTGGCAAAAGCCTGGACCATGACCGGCGCTAAAGCACCCCCTCCCTGCGTTTCCGATTCCGGCCCCGTAAAACCCACCACCCCATTGGTCGCTTTCCTCGAAAAACTCCAAGAAACCGCCCTCGCCACCTTCGGAAAAAAAGATTTCGACCCCAAATACTACGTCGACTTGTCGCTAAAGCTCGAATTGCCGGCGACTCAGAAGGCTTTCGATCAGCTGCCGCGGTCGGCGAGTGGGTCCGTGTCGGCCAAAGATTTGAAGGAGTATGTGGATGAGTACTTCGGTGGTGCTGGGGAGGATATGGTGGTTGCAGTGCCGGAGGATTTCGTCCCGGAGCCGGAGGGGTTCCTGCCGAAGGTGAAGCACCCGGAAATGAGGGCTTGGGCTCTGGAGGTGCATTCCCTTTGGAAGAACTTGAGCAGGCAGGTCTCTGGTGGGGTCCACAAGAAGCCTGAGTTGCACACCCTGCTTCCTCTGCCTGAGCAGTTTGTGATTCCTGGTTCAAGGTTTAGGGAGGTTTATTACTGGGATTCTTACTGGGTGATTAG GGGCTTGCTAGCAAGTAAAATGTATGATACAGCAAAAAATATTGTGACCAATCTCCTTTCCTTGATAGAAGAATATGGATATGTCCTAAATGGTGCAAGGGCCTATTATACTAACAGAAG CCAGCCACCACTTCTGAGTGCAATGGTTCATGAAATATACAAGCAGACGGGCAATGTGGAATTGGCTCGGAAGGCTCTCCCTGCACTGATCAAAGAACATGAGTTTTGGAATTCAG GTATTCATAAGGTAATTGTTCAGGATTCTGAAGCTCAGAATCACACTTTGAGTCGATACTACGCAATGTGGAACACACCGAGGCCTGAATCTTCAACCATT GACAAGGAATTGGCTTCCAATATCTCGAACGCTTTTGAGAAACAGCAATTTTTCCGGGAAGTGGCATCAACTGCTGAGACTGGATGGGATTTCAGTACAAGATGGATGAT GAATCATTCGGATTTTACAACGTTGGCTACCACATGGATTTTACCTGTTGATTTGAATGCATTCTTACTAAGG ATGGAACATGACATTGCCTTCCTTGCAAAAGTCACAGGAGACTCTAAAATTTCTGAGCGCTTCCTGAAAGCTTCCGAAGCAAGGCATAAGGCCATAAAAGCTGTTTTCTGGGATGTAAAGAAGGGACAATGGCTAGATTACTGGCTCAACAGAAACACATGCAATGCG GAACATCAAACATGGGAAGCTTGTAACCAGAATCAGAACGTATACGCTTCAAATTTCGTCCCTTTGTGGCTTGAGCCGTTTTTCTCAG ATGCATCTGTGGTAGAGAAAGTTACAAAAAGTCTTCAAAGCTCAGGACTGATTTGTCCTGCTGGTATTGCAACATCCCTAACAAACTCAACACAACAATG GGATTTTCCAAATGGTTGGGCTCCACTCCAACACATGATAGTTGAAGGTCTGTTAAATTCTGGATTAGAAGAAGCGAAATCAATGGCGGAAGACATTGCTGCGAGGTGGATCAGAACCAACTATGTTGCCTTCCAGAAAACACACACAATGCATGAAAAATATGATGTGCGAGAATGTGGAGCaactggtggtggtggtgaataCATACCCCAG ACTGGATTTGGGTGGTCAAATGGAGTTGTATTGGCATTCTTGGAGGAATTTGGATGGCCTCAAGACAGAAAGATAGATTGTGACCCTTAA
- the LOC137711449 gene encoding short-chain dehydrogenase TIC 32 B, chloroplastic-like produces MLDTVKYLIGSPGASGYGSKSTAEQVTDASPDLRHITAIITGATSGIGAETARVLAKRGAKLVLPARSLKAAEDAKARILSEFPGSEIIVMALDLSSLASVRSFASEFESLRLPFNLLVNNAGKFAHEHAISEDGIEMTFATNYLGHFLLTKLLLNTMIETAAASGVQGRIVNVSSAIHGWFSGDMIRYLGEISRSGSQYDETRAYALSKLANVLHTKELARRLKETEANVTVNCVHPGIVKTRLTREREGLATDLVFLFASKLLKTIPQASATTCYVATHPRLVGVSGKYFADCNETSPSKMGSNLSEAAGLWSASEIMVSKDSSAILDPSHQLEH; encoded by the exons ATGCTCGACACCGTCAAGTACCTAATCGGCTCCCCCGGCGCCAGCGGCTACGGCTCAAAGAGTACAGCCGAGCAAGTCACCGACGCCTCCCCCGATCTCCGCCACATCACCGCCATCATTACAG GTGCTACGTCAGGGATCGGAGCTGAGACGGCTCGAGTTTTAGCCAAGCGCGGGGCCAAGCTGGTCCTCCCGGCTCGAAGCCTCAAAGCCGCCGAGGACGCTAAGGCTCGAATCCTTTCCGAGTTTCCCGGCTCCGAGATCATCGTCATGGCTCTCGATCTCAGCTCCCTCGCTTCCGTCAGGAGCTTCGCCTCCGAGTTCGAGTCCCTCCGGCTGCCTTTCAATCTCCTCGT AAATAATGCCGGAAAGTTCGCGCACGAGCACGCGATTTCCGAAGACGGAATCGAAATGACCTTTGCTACTAATTATCTCG GTCATTTTCTCTTGACGAAGCTGTTGCTCAACACAATGATTGAAACGGCTGCGGCTAGCGGCGTTCAAGGGCGAATCGTGAACGTGTCGTCGGCCATTCACGGCTGGTTTTCCGGCGATATGATCCGATATCTTGGCGAGATAAGCAGAAGTGGAAG CCAGTACGACGAGACGCGTGCGTACGCACTCTCGAAGCTCGCCAACGTCTTGCACACCAAGGAACTCGCTCGCAGACTCAAG GAAACGGAGGCCAACGTGACCGTCAACTGCGTACATCCGGGTATTGTTAAGACCCGCCTCACCCGAGAACGTGAAGGTCTTGCCACAG ATTTGGTGTTCCTGTTCGCTTCAAAGCTCTTGAAAACAATCCCTCAG GCTAGTGCGACGACATGTTATGTTGCGACTCATCCTAGGCTGGTGGGCGTGTCTGGGAAGTACTTTGCTGATTGCAACGAGACATCACCGTCGAAGATGGGGTCGAACTTAAGCGAAGCTGCTGGATTATGGTCCGCCTCTGAAATCATGGTGTCCAAGGATTCCAGtgctatcttggatccaagccACCAGCTGGAGCACTAA